Proteins encoded in a region of the Esox lucius isolate fEsoLuc1 chromosome 9, fEsoLuc1.pri, whole genome shotgun sequence genome:
- the npb gene encoding neuropeptide B — MERSVRFAVVCVAISMLISCHPIEAWYKQSTGPSYYSVGRASGLLSGIRRSPYIRRSESEETVMDSGESTGTGNNAVTDGNRQTPVLKNMAICVKEISPNLKSCELLRDGTSTFQCKADVLLSLDSLDCLTV, encoded by the exons ATGGAGAGGTCCGTTAGATTCGCTGTTGTGTGCGTTGCTATCTCCATGCTTATTTCGTGCCATCCTATCGAGGCATGGTATAAGCAGTCGACCGGTCCAAGCTACTATTCAGTCGGCCGAGCTTCGGGGCTTCTTTCCGGGATTCGGAGGTCCCCATACATCCGTAGGTCTGAGTCCGAAGAAACGGTTATGGACAGCGGAGAGTCCACAGGTACTGGGAACAACGCGGTGACAGACGGTAACCGACAGACCCCTGTGTTAAAAAACATG GCCATTTGCGTGAAGGAAATCTCTCCCAACCTGAAAAGCTGCGAGCTGCTGCGGGACGGGACCAGCACGTTCCAGTGCAAGGCTGACGTGTTACTCTCCCTGGACTCCCTGGACTGCCTGACCGTGTGA